The nucleotide window CCTGCATGCGGCCGACGCGGGCGGGGGCGCCCGCGCCACATAGGCAATATTTTTTCGGGTTGCCGGGGAATCCTGTGTCAACCATGGTGACGTTCGAACTCTTCGTGCAGCCGATGATCCAAGCGCTGGCTGGGAGTAAGGCGCAGTCGCTGGTGTTTCTGAAGGCTCGCTTGAAGTCTGATGTGCGCGCGAAGACTGGGCTGAAGCGCTTTCTTCCAGCGGTGCTTTCGGGGGAATTCGAGAACGCGGAAATTGAGTTGGGGCGCTGGCAAGGATCGGGCGACATCGCGGCTCTGGCGGCAGCGAATTGCTACTTGGTGATTCCGCCAGATCGCGACTTGATCAGTGCAGGAGAATGGGTACCTCTGCTGATGCGTTGACAGGATGAATCGCAGGGTAAGATTGACGAGGCGCTTGCATGGATCTGTATTGCCGGCGAGTCGCCGGCGCTACGGTAATGCCTAAGAAACTCTCACATTACGATTCCAAAGGTCGCGCACGAATGGTGGATGTTTCCGCCAAGGCGGCGACCGTGCGGGAAGCGGAGGCGAGCGCGTTTGTCCGGATGAAAGCGGCAGTGTTGCGGGCCTTGCCGTCGAATCCCAAGGGCGATCCACTCGAGGTCGCGCGCACGGCCGGGATCATGGCGGCGAAGCGTACCTCCGATCTGATCCCGATGTGTCATCCACTTCCTCTGTCGTACATTGCTGTGACATTGCGCGTGTGCGAAAATGGCGTGGCTATTACCTCAAAAGTAAAGACCACTGCCGAGACCGGCGTGGAAATGGAAGCACTGGTCGCGGCAGGAGTCGCGGCGCTGACTGTCTATGACATGTGCAAGGCGCTCGACAAGGGAATTGAAATCCGGGAATTGATGTTGGAAAAGAAATCGGGCGGCAAGAGCGGCGATTATCGCCGCCCAGGCAAGCCCAACAAGAAGCGCAAGTAGCTTTCTATGCCGAGCAACGTAAAACTCCTGCTGGTGGATGACAACCCGATGGTGCTGGGGATGCTGAAGCAGGCTCTGTCTCCGCTGGCGGAAATTTCTACGGCCGGCGATGCCGCGGATGCGTTATTGAAAGCGGTGGATGAAGCGCCCGACATGGTGATCTGCGACTACCGTATGCCGGGGATGGACGGGCGGCAGTTGCTGGAAAAGTTGAAGAGCCGTCCGGCGACCGCGGGAATCACGGTCATCCTGATGGCCAGCAAGTCGGACATCAATGAACGGCTATCGGTACACGAGTCAGCCGAAGACTACATTGAAAAGCCGTTTTTCCTGAAGCAGGCGACGCAGCGCATCAAACGCGTGATCGATCGCATTGCTTTGGAGAAGATGGCGAAAGCGGCGCCTTCCGACGGCATTCTGCGCGGCAGTTTGGCGCAGATGAATGTCGTCGACCTCGTGCAGTCGCTCGAGATGGGCCGCAAGAGCGGCTCGCTGACCATGACGCGGGCCGATGAAAAATGTGAGATGTTCTTCAGCCAGGGACAAGTGAAGCACGCCGCCTATGGCTCCATTTCAGGCGATGAGGCGGTCTTCAAAGTTCTCCGCTGGACTGACGGAAGCTTCGAAGTGGATTTCGATGGAAAGACCGCGAAAGAAAGCACGACCCTCAACACGCAAGGCTTGCTGATGGAAGGCTTGCGCCAGTTGGATGAGGCGCAACGCGATTCTACCGAGGGAGAAGATGTCCTCCTCGACACCTGAGCGGACTGCGGCCGTGCTCACCGTCAGCGACTCTTGCTCGCGCGGTGAAAAGACAGATCTCTCGGGTCCTGCGGTTGCGCAGGCACTCGAGAACCGAAAATTTCGAGTGGTCGTGCGCAGCGTCGTTCCCGACGAGACTGCTGCAATCCAGGAAAAGTTGATCGAACTCTGCCGTTCCGCGCGGCTGGTCGTGACCACGGGTGGGACCGGTGTTGCGCTGCGCGATGTCACTCCTGAAGCTACGCGCGCGGTTTGCGATCGTCTGGTGGAAGGCATCGCCGAGCAGATGCGTGCGGAAGGATTGAAAAAGACGCGGTTCGCGAGCCTGAGTCGCTCGGTGTGCGGAACGCGCGGCACAAGTCTGATTTTGAATTTGCCGGGTAGTCCCGCGGGCGCGGTGGAAGCGCTCGCTGCCGTGATCGAAGTGCTGCCGCATGCACTCGACTTGCTGGAAGGGAAGACGGAGCACGGGTAGGGAATTGTCGTTAGTCGGTGGTCGTTTGCAAAATTCATTCCTTGCCGAGACTGCCAGGACTTCCGGCATAGCGAACGACTAGCGACCATCGACCAACGACTGTGTTCCAAGTAAACTGCTGACACCGCTTGCAAACCATCAAACACATCATCAGTGCCTACGGAAAGTGGATCGGGGCAATCCTGGCTCCGCTCGGAATATGGGGAGTGTTCGCGTTCGCCGCGGTGGACGGCGCTTTCATGGGCCTGCCCCTCGATGCCATCGTGGCCAGCTACATTTATAAAGACCCGCACCGGTTCCTGTTGTATGTGCTGCTCGCGGCGTTGGGGTCAACGGTTGGGAGCATCGTGCTTTACGTCATCGGATACACCGGGGGCGAGGTGCTGCTCCGCAAGCGGCTTTCTCCCGAACGCTTCCAGAAAATTCATGCGTCGTTCGAGAAGCACGAATTCCTGGCCTTGCTGGTTCCCGTCATGATGCCGCCTCCGACTCCGCTCAAGGCAGTGATGCTGGCGGCTGCTGTCTTTGAGATGAGCCTGTGGCGGTACCTGCTGGCGATCTTTTCAGGACGCATGTTGCGATTCCTGATCCTTGGATTGCTGACCCTCAAGTTCGGCCCGACGGTCGTGGAGTTGGGAGCAAAAGTCGTTGCGAGTCACTTCAGGTGGGTCCTGCTTGCCGTGGCGGTGGGCTTGGCGATCTGGCTGATCTGGCGCAGGCAGGCTGCAAAGAAGTCGACCGCGATGGGTGCGGAAAATACAACCGCTGTGTAGCGCGAACTGCAGATCCCTCGCTTCTCTCGGGATGACAGTATCTATACAACAATCTTCTTGCTAAGGAGAGACGGGGCAAGCCCCGTCTCTACGGTGAAATTTGGTCAGGTCGATGGGTGATCAGGCTGCGGCGGTTCCGTGTGGCTTGCTCATCGAGCGAGCGATCGCTGCGACGACGACCGGGAGTCCGAACATGATTGCGGTGTAGAGCATGTCGCCTTCAAGCGCGCGCCGGAAAAATGGAATTCCTGCCGTGTAGCAGACCATAAGTCCCGAAAACGACTTGGGATACATGTTGGTCGAAGCCCACACGCCGAAATTGCTGATCAGGAAGAACGTGACCGATCCGGTCAGGGCTGCGCCTGCGATCCGCAAAGGTTTCGAGTTCGGCCGCAAGAGAGTGCCGAGTCCGAGAATCGCCGCGTACCATCCCCAGGTGAGAAATAGATCCCAGGAGAAGGGATAGGCGTAGACGTACTTGTCGAGGATCAGGTCGGAAGCGATCAGCAGGGCCAGCGGCATCCACATCTGGCGTCGCGAACCGCGCGCGCCGAAAAAGAGAAGAGCTGCGACTACCGGGGTAAAGTTCCACGGATGCGGGAAGAACGGCAAACGGGACGCGACGGCAAAGAGAACGAATAAATAGGCCAGCATGGTCACCTCGTAAAATACGCGAACTAGGATTGTGGCGCTTAGGGATGGCAATGGTCAAGCGATCAGCGCGTGAATTGTTGTCAACCGACGGAATTCGCCGCGACTAGTGGCGTGACATGCCAAAGTACTCGTCGACAATCCGCAGGTTCTGATCGAGCACAGCCGTTGCACCGAGTGCGGATCGCGGATCGCGTCCGGGATATGCGTAACGCAAATCAATAAAGCGAACGATGTACCGGGCGGAACCATCGTTCGCCTGAACCCGTTCAGTCTCGGTGACCGGATACTTCGCCCAGTCCAGATACACGCGGCCGAGATATCCCTGCTTCGCGGCGAGGGTGGCGGGAGTCTCTTCCGGCTTGTAGCGGAATTTCATGTTGCCTGCTGGATCAACCAGCGGAGTCAGGGAATCGACATTCATCATTGCGAAGGCAGTAGGCGTTTCGACGACGGCATACCACCGAAACGGATTCAGCATGTACGGATAGGCGGAGAGGCGCAACGCGTCCGCACCTTGATAGGTTTGTGTTTCCAATACTGCGACGGCACGGCGATGTTCGTAATCGCGAACACCCCAGCAGGCAAAAACGCCGAGCAACGCGAAGATCGCTCCAAGCTTTCCCTTAGGACCTTTCCGGCGGGCACCAATTTCTTCGTTGATCAAGGAAAAGAGACTGGGCAGGATCAGCCCGAGAATCAAGATCACGAGCAGCGCGGGCTCGATGATGAACACGATGTCCCAGGAATACCAGCGTTCGGAAAACGGCCAGAACGGACGCACTCCATAATTGTTGGTGAAATCAAGCAGGATGTGACTGACTCCGGCCAGGCACGCGTAGAAAAACAGCAACCCCCAGCGCGGCGGGAGATTGGGATCTCGCGTCCGTCGTCCGCGGACTCGCCAGATTGCGTACATGAACCCCACCACGATTGCGGCGGTGACAGGCAGTCCTAAGAAAGAATGAGTAAAACCGCGGTGATGCGCGAATCCGAAGACCGATCCGTTAAAACGGCTGAAGACGTCAAGGTCGGGAGCTTCGGCGGCAAGAGTGAGCGTTGCGGTCGCCAGCGCTGTCTTGCGATTCAGGCCAGCGCGGCCCATGGTGGCGCCGAACAGGAAATGGGTGATGGGTTCCACGAAGGTCCTAAGAGTGTATCGGCAGACAGGCGAATCGAGAAATCAGAATTGTTCCCGCCTCAGTTCTTTGCAGCGGGTACGACTAGTGAGAGAGCGTCCGGCAGCATGGTCATGCGGGCGGGAAGGCGGCCGAGGAGTTCTCCGTCGGCCTCGACATAGACGCGATCCTCACGGTCGCCGCTGCTCCGGGCCGGTTCGGGAAGCTGGCAGACGATCTCGGAACTGCTGACGAGATCGATGCCGTCGATATTCCATCGGCGTCCCAGCAGAGCGCTGGCGACGTAGCGCAGATAGGCCCCGCGGCGATCCGTGCGGCACATCACGGCGCGCAGATCAGGACAGTCGAGAGAAGCTCCGGGCACAAGTTCGCGAAGAACATTGCCAAAGAAGCCGATCCGCACTGCCAGCAACTCAGTGAGCGATGCCTGCTGCTTGATCCCGCTTCCATTGACGTACTCGACTTCAAATCTGCGCATGCGATGCGAGGCCCAAAGGTTCCAGGCCTTCAGATAGTACGCAGCCATGCCGGCTCGTTTTTTCAGATCGCGATTCAGTTTGTAGAAAAGATGGGCATCCACACCCACTCCAGCCGCAACCGTGAAGTAGCGCTGGGCAGACTTGCCTTCAAAATCCTGATACTCGATGCGGCCAAGCGGAATCCGGCGAACGGTGCTCTTGCCGTCGACGGCTGCGCGGGCGGCCTCGCTGGGTCGAAGGGGGAGACGGAGATCGTGGGCAAGGGCGTTAGCGGTGCCAAACGGAAGAATGGCGAGCGCGACCTGCGTGCCGGCGAGTCCCTGGATGACGTCGTGGATCGTGCCATCGCCGCCGCAGGCGAATACAGTGTCGCTGCCGGCGGCCACTGCGAAGCGGGCATTCATGGTAGCTTCGTGGCTGGAACGACAGACGGTCAATTCCGTTCGAACACCGGCCGATTGAATGATTCCAATTGCGCGGTCCAGTTCCGCATCGCGCCGGCGCGGACCAGAGTTCGGATTGAACAGGATGGTGGCTTTTTGCATCTGCCAGATCGCTAGAGATTGAGTCTATCGCACGCCCGAATCACGATTGTGAAGAGCGGCAGCGAGGGCGCTGGGACGGCAGCCGGGCGGGACACTGGTCTTACAACGGCTCGGGCAATAAAAAAATAGTGTCACGCAGCCATCGATTGGAATCATAATTGGCGCACGTCATAGTCCTTTCCTTTCGTTCGGGACACGCAATCATTTTTGGAGGTGGTGTATGAAACTGAAAGTCGTGGGGATGGTTTTGCTTTGTGTTGCTTCTGCTCTAGCTCAGCACGCCAAGATGGCGGCGCCGAAGGCGGCCACGCTGGTGACGGGACTGGGAGATGCGCATCATGCAGTGTCGACGAAGAACGTGGAAGCGCAGAAGTTCTTCGACCAGGGCCTGCGTTTCATTTACGCATTCAATCATGACGAAGCGGCGCGGTCGTTTCAGAGAGCCGCGGCCCTCGATCCGAAACTCGCCATGGCGTACTGGGGTATCGCGGAAGCGGTAGGGCCGAACTACAACGATCCGGCGAGCGAAGACCGTTTCAAACAGGCGCACGAGGCGATTCAGAAAGGCGCCGACCTGAGCGATGGCGCTTCGCCCAGCGAGCAGGGATATATCAAGGCGATGGCGTTGCGCTTTCCTGCGGATCCGAAATCGGACTTACACGCGGCAGCCGAGCAATATCGCGATGCGATGCGCGACCTAGTGAAGGCTTTTCCTGACGACCTGGATGCCGCGACTCTTTTCGCCGAGTCAGGAATGGACCTGCGTCCGTGGGGATTGTGGCATCAGGATGGCACGCCTCAAGAGGGGACCGAGGAGATTGTTGCAGCGCTCGAGTCGGTGCTGAAACGCGATCCGAATCACCTGGGAGCGATCCATTACTACATTCATGCCGTGGAAGCGTCGAACTCTCCGGAGCGTGCGCTGGCGGGAGCGAACCGGTTGGCCGCCATGGCTCC belongs to Acidobacteriota bacterium and includes:
- a CDS encoding response regulator, encoding MPSNVKLLLVDDNPMVLGMLKQALSPLAEISTAGDAADALLKAVDEAPDMVICDYRMPGMDGRQLLEKLKSRPATAGITVILMASKSDINERLSVHESAEDYIEKPFFLKQATQRIKRVIDRIALEKMAKAAPSDGILRGSLAQMNVVDLVQSLEMGRKSGSLTMTRADEKCEMFFSQGQVKHAAYGSISGDEAVFKVLRWTDGSFEVDFDGKTAKESTTLNTQGLLMEGLRQLDEAQRDSTEGEDVLLDT
- a CDS encoding MogA/MoaB family molybdenum cofactor biosynthesis protein; translation: MSSSTPERTAAVLTVSDSCSRGEKTDLSGPAVAQALENRKFRVVVRSVVPDETAAIQEKLIELCRSARLVVTTGGTGVALRDVTPEATRAVCDRLVEGIAEQMRAEGLKKTRFASLSRSVCGTRGTSLILNLPGSPAGAVEALAAVIEVLPHALDLLEGKTEHG
- the moaC gene encoding cyclic pyranopterin monophosphate synthase MoaC, which gives rise to MPKKLSHYDSKGRARMVDVSAKAATVREAEASAFVRMKAAVLRALPSNPKGDPLEVARTAGIMAAKRTSDLIPMCHPLPLSYIAVTLRVCENGVAITSKVKTTAETGVEMEALVAAGVAALTVYDMCKALDKGIEIRELMLEKKSGGKSGDYRRPGKPNKKRK
- a CDS encoding DedA family protein, with product MQTIKHIISAYGKWIGAILAPLGIWGVFAFAAVDGAFMGLPLDAIVASYIYKDPHRFLLYVLLAALGSTVGSIVLYVIGYTGGEVLLRKRLSPERFQKIHASFEKHEFLALLVPVMMPPPTPLKAVMLAAAVFEMSLWRYLLAIFSGRMLRFLILGLLTLKFGPTVVELGAKVVASHFRWVLLAVAVGLAIWLIWRRQAAKKSTAMGAENTTAV
- a CDS encoding metal-dependent hydrolase, yielding MEPITHFLFGATMGRAGLNRKTALATATLTLAAEAPDLDVFSRFNGSVFGFAHHRGFTHSFLGLPVTAAIVVGFMYAIWRVRGRRTRDPNLPPRWGLLFFYACLAGVSHILLDFTNNYGVRPFWPFSERWYSWDIVFIIEPALLVILILGLILPSLFSLINEEIGARRKGPKGKLGAIFALLGVFACWGVRDYEHRRAVAVLETQTYQGADALRLSAYPYMLNPFRWYAVVETPTAFAMMNVDSLTPLVDPAGNMKFRYKPEETPATLAAKQGYLGRVYLDWAKYPVTETERVQANDGSARYIVRFIDLRYAYPGRDPRSALGATAVLDQNLRIVDEYFGMSRH